The following proteins come from a genomic window of Nicotiana tomentosiformis chromosome 12, ASM39032v3, whole genome shotgun sequence:
- the LOC104094311 gene encoding ubiquitin receptor RAD23b-like isoform X1, with protein MKLTVKTLKGSHFEIRVQPSDTIIAVKKNIEDIQGKDNYPCGQQLLIHNGKVLKDESTLLENNVSEDGFLVVMLSKSKTAGSSGTSSAPQPSAPTVNPTPAPEVTPPAPEPKDVASASDAATASLPTDNFSQAASNLVAGDNLEQTIQQIMEMGGGNWDKETVTRALRAAYNNPERAIDYLYSGIPETAEVAVPVASSGVNSAIGTTTVPAAPVSGAPNSAPLNLFPQENVAGAGGAALGSLDFLRNNQQFQALRSMVQSNPQILQPMLQELGKQNPQLLRMIQEHHQEFLQLINEPVDGSDGDIFDQPEQDMPHTVSVTPQEQEAIERLEAMGFDRALVIEAFLACDRNEELAANYLLEHAGDYED; from the exons ATGAAGCTTACTGTGAAGACTCTGAAAGGCAGTCACTTCGAAATTAGGGTTCAGCCCTCCGATACC ATTATCGCAGTCAAGAAAAACATTGAGGATATACAGGGAAAAGATAATTATCCATGTGGACAGCAGTTACTGATTCACAATGGTAaggttttgaaggatgaaagcaCGTTATTGGAAAATAATGTTTCTGAAGATGGCTTTCTTGTTGTCATGCTTAGCAAG AGCAAGACTGCTGGTTCAAGTGGGACGTCATCTGCACCG CAGCCTTCAGCTCCTACAGTCAACCCAACTCCAGCACCTGAAGTGACTCCACCAGCACC GGAACCTAAGGATGTTGCATCAGCTTCTGATGCTGCAACAGCTAG TCTTCCAACTGATAATTTTAGTCAAGCTGCATCAAATCTAGTTGCTGGAGATAATCTTGAGCAGACAATACAACAAATTATGGAAATGGGTGGTGGCAACTGGGATAAAGAAACAGTGACACGGGCACTTAGAGCAGCTTATAACAATCCTGAAAGGGCTATTGATTACTTGTATTCA GGGATTCCTGAAACAGCAGAAGTTGCTGTACCAGTAGCTAGTAGCGGGGTTAATTCTGCAATAGGGACTACTACAGTGCCTGCTGCCCCTGTTTCTGGAGCACCCAATTCAGCTCCTTTAAATTTGTTTCCGCAG GAGAATGTTGCTGGTGCTGGTGGTGCTGCCCTTGGATCCCTTGATTTTCTCAGGAATAACCAACAG TTTCAAGCATTACGTTCTATGGTTCAATCTAACCCGCAAATTCTACAG CCTATGCTTCAGGAACTTGGAAAGCAAAATCCTCAACTTTTGAGAATGATACAAGAGCACCATCAAGAGTTTCTTCAACTAATCAATGAACCTGTAGATGGTTCTGATGG GGACATATTTGATCAGCCTGAGCAGGACATGCCCCACACAGTTAGTGTCACTCCACAAGAGCAGGAGGCGATCGAGCGA CTCGAGGCTATGGGTTTTGATCGAGCTCTTGTTATTGAGGCCTTTTTAGCTTGTGATCGCAATGAGGAACTAGCTGCAAATTATTTATTGGAGCATGCAGGAGATTACGAAGATTGA
- the LOC104094311 gene encoding ubiquitin receptor RAD23b-like isoform X2, with protein MKLTVKTLKGSHFEIRVQPSDTIIAVKKNIEDIQGKDNYPCGQQLLIHNGKVLKDESTLLENNVSEDGFLVVMLSKSKTAGSSGTSSAPPSAPTVNPTPAPEVTPPAPEPKDVASASDAATASLPTDNFSQAASNLVAGDNLEQTIQQIMEMGGGNWDKETVTRALRAAYNNPERAIDYLYSGIPETAEVAVPVASSGVNSAIGTTTVPAAPVSGAPNSAPLNLFPQENVAGAGGAALGSLDFLRNNQQFQALRSMVQSNPQILQPMLQELGKQNPQLLRMIQEHHQEFLQLINEPVDGSDGDIFDQPEQDMPHTVSVTPQEQEAIERLEAMGFDRALVIEAFLACDRNEELAANYLLEHAGDYED; from the exons ATGAAGCTTACTGTGAAGACTCTGAAAGGCAGTCACTTCGAAATTAGGGTTCAGCCCTCCGATACC ATTATCGCAGTCAAGAAAAACATTGAGGATATACAGGGAAAAGATAATTATCCATGTGGACAGCAGTTACTGATTCACAATGGTAaggttttgaaggatgaaagcaCGTTATTGGAAAATAATGTTTCTGAAGATGGCTTTCTTGTTGTCATGCTTAGCAAG AGCAAGACTGCTGGTTCAAGTGGGACGTCATCTGCACCG CCTTCAGCTCCTACAGTCAACCCAACTCCAGCACCTGAAGTGACTCCACCAGCACC GGAACCTAAGGATGTTGCATCAGCTTCTGATGCTGCAACAGCTAG TCTTCCAACTGATAATTTTAGTCAAGCTGCATCAAATCTAGTTGCTGGAGATAATCTTGAGCAGACAATACAACAAATTATGGAAATGGGTGGTGGCAACTGGGATAAAGAAACAGTGACACGGGCACTTAGAGCAGCTTATAACAATCCTGAAAGGGCTATTGATTACTTGTATTCA GGGATTCCTGAAACAGCAGAAGTTGCTGTACCAGTAGCTAGTAGCGGGGTTAATTCTGCAATAGGGACTACTACAGTGCCTGCTGCCCCTGTTTCTGGAGCACCCAATTCAGCTCCTTTAAATTTGTTTCCGCAG GAGAATGTTGCTGGTGCTGGTGGTGCTGCCCTTGGATCCCTTGATTTTCTCAGGAATAACCAACAG TTTCAAGCATTACGTTCTATGGTTCAATCTAACCCGCAAATTCTACAG CCTATGCTTCAGGAACTTGGAAAGCAAAATCCTCAACTTTTGAGAATGATACAAGAGCACCATCAAGAGTTTCTTCAACTAATCAATGAACCTGTAGATGGTTCTGATGG GGACATATTTGATCAGCCTGAGCAGGACATGCCCCACACAGTTAGTGTCACTCCACAAGAGCAGGAGGCGATCGAGCGA CTCGAGGCTATGGGTTTTGATCGAGCTCTTGTTATTGAGGCCTTTTTAGCTTGTGATCGCAATGAGGAACTAGCTGCAAATTATTTATTGGAGCATGCAGGAGATTACGAAGATTGA
- the LOC104094311 gene encoding ubiquitin receptor RAD23b-like isoform X3, translated as MLSKSKTAGSSGTSSAPQPSAPTVNPTPAPEVTPPAPEPKDVASASDAATASLPTDNFSQAASNLVAGDNLEQTIQQIMEMGGGNWDKETVTRALRAAYNNPERAIDYLYSGIPETAEVAVPVASSGVNSAIGTTTVPAAPVSGAPNSAPLNLFPQENVAGAGGAALGSLDFLRNNQQFQALRSMVQSNPQILQPMLQELGKQNPQLLRMIQEHHQEFLQLINEPVDGSDGDIFDQPEQDMPHTVSVTPQEQEAIERLEAMGFDRALVIEAFLACDRNEELAANYLLEHAGDYED; from the exons ATGCTTAGCAAG AGCAAGACTGCTGGTTCAAGTGGGACGTCATCTGCACCG CAGCCTTCAGCTCCTACAGTCAACCCAACTCCAGCACCTGAAGTGACTCCACCAGCACC GGAACCTAAGGATGTTGCATCAGCTTCTGATGCTGCAACAGCTAG TCTTCCAACTGATAATTTTAGTCAAGCTGCATCAAATCTAGTTGCTGGAGATAATCTTGAGCAGACAATACAACAAATTATGGAAATGGGTGGTGGCAACTGGGATAAAGAAACAGTGACACGGGCACTTAGAGCAGCTTATAACAATCCTGAAAGGGCTATTGATTACTTGTATTCA GGGATTCCTGAAACAGCAGAAGTTGCTGTACCAGTAGCTAGTAGCGGGGTTAATTCTGCAATAGGGACTACTACAGTGCCTGCTGCCCCTGTTTCTGGAGCACCCAATTCAGCTCCTTTAAATTTGTTTCCGCAG GAGAATGTTGCTGGTGCTGGTGGTGCTGCCCTTGGATCCCTTGATTTTCTCAGGAATAACCAACAG TTTCAAGCATTACGTTCTATGGTTCAATCTAACCCGCAAATTCTACAG CCTATGCTTCAGGAACTTGGAAAGCAAAATCCTCAACTTTTGAGAATGATACAAGAGCACCATCAAGAGTTTCTTCAACTAATCAATGAACCTGTAGATGGTTCTGATGG GGACATATTTGATCAGCCTGAGCAGGACATGCCCCACACAGTTAGTGTCACTCCACAAGAGCAGGAGGCGATCGAGCGA CTCGAGGCTATGGGTTTTGATCGAGCTCTTGTTATTGAGGCCTTTTTAGCTTGTGATCGCAATGAGGAACTAGCTGCAAATTATTTATTGGAGCATGCAGGAGATTACGAAGATTGA
- the LOC104094312 gene encoding uncharacterized protein, whose translation MVLEVNISSPHRRSQTQTAFSTSSSLKRQHSRGDEFGSCSTLLQRHRFLLTALALLAFLCTVYLYFAVTLGAGDSCSGLKGTQKAACYVEHGKASMAKGKLKFF comes from the coding sequence ATGGTTCTTGAAGTTAATATATCTTCACCTCATAGGAGGTCACAGACGCAGACTGCATTTTCAACTTCATCATCATTAAAAAGACAACATTCCCGAGGTGATGAATTTGGGAGCTGTTCGACTCTACTTCAGCGTCACCGCTTCCTGCTAACTGCGCTTGCCCTCCTAGCCTTTCTCTGCACTGTCTATCTCTACTTTGCAGTCACTTTAGGGGCCGGTGACTCATGTTCTGGCTTGAAAGGGACTCAAAAAGCAGCATGCTATGTGGAGCATGGAAAAGCATCTATGGCCAAAGGGAAACTCAAGTTCTTCTAG